The following coding sequences lie in one Sedimentibacter sp. MB35-C1 genomic window:
- a CDS encoding nucleotidyltransferase family protein, with protein sequence MNKFTNKPKNFLIEKYQCDTIILYGSYARGDFTKQSDVNRRKNF encoded by the coding sequence ATGAATAAATTCACAAACAAACCGAAAAATTTTTTAATAGAAAAATACCAATGCGATACAATTATACTTTATGGGTCATATGCAAGAGGAGATTTCACAAAACAAAGTGATGTAAATAGACGTAAAAATTTTTAA